One window from the genome of Hoplias malabaricus isolate fHopMal1 chromosome X2, fHopMal1.hap1, whole genome shotgun sequence encodes:
- the LOC136676660 gene encoding ran-specific GTPase-activating protein-like, giving the protein MADPKDAQDDHEASTENVDDSNHDPHFEPIVSLPEREVKTLEEDEEELFKMRAKLYRFASENDPPEWKERGTGDVKLLRHKEKGTIRLLMRRDRTLKICANHHIMPLMELKPNAGSDRAWVWNTHADFADEEPKPELLAIRFLNAENAQKFKVKFDECKEEVRKSLEENTDCANKVVEKLEALSVKDEKTKSSGEEEEKEKSSEGEK; this is encoded by the exons ATGGCCGATCCTAAG GATGCACAAGATGACCATGAGGCATCAACAGAAAATGTAGACGATTCAAATCACGACCCTCACTTTGAGCCCATCGTGTCGCTGCCTGAGCGCGAGGTGAAAACtctggaggaggatgaggaagagCTGTTCAAAAT gcgAGCGAAGTTGTATCGGTTTGCAAGTGAGAATGACCCACCGGAGTGGAAGGAGCGCGGCACAGGGGATGTCAAACTGCTGCGGCACAAAGAGAAAGGCACCATCCGGCTCCTAATGAGGAGAGACCGCACACTAAAGATCTGTGCCAACCACCACA TTATGCCACTGATGGAGCTGAAGCCAAATGCTGGCAGTGATAGAGCCTGGGTGTGGAACACACATGCAGACTTTGCTGACGAAGAACCCAAACCGGAGCTCCTGGCCATCCGCTTTCTCAATGCTGAGA ATGCACAGAAGTTTAAGGTGAAGTTTGATGAATGCAAAGAGGAAGTTCGAAAGTCACTGGAAG aaaacacagactGTGCAAACAAAGTGGTGGAGAAACTGGAGGCGCTTTCTGTAAAGGATGAGAAGACAAAGAGCtcaggagaagaagaggagaaggagaagagcaGTGAGGGAGAGAAGTGA